In the Salvia splendens isolate huo1 chromosome 16, SspV2, whole genome shotgun sequence genome, AGCCCTTCCGTCCGCCACTTCATCAGCTCCATGAGAGCAATGTGCGCCTCCTCCCTTGACACGAGCCGCATTATAAGCTTGTCCACGTCCTTCTCCTGCTCGTGGCTCAAGCATTTGAATGGGGGCAAGTATTTCCCGCTAGCATCCCTTATCAAGTAGAGCGGGTCGAGGATGAACGCAGCCGCCCATGCCGGATGGTAGTTCTTCTTGAACCTCGATTCCATCACCTTCTCCACCGGTGCTACCATAATGTTGAACTTGGAGCACCAGTCCTTCACTTTGAGCTTAAGCTCCTCCCATAAAGGCAGGCATTGCCCGATCCGCGGTTTCTCTGTCTCGATGTCTTGAGCCATTGCCTTGATCAGCTTCACTAAAGAGTGCACGGCTTCTAACTCGTTCCAGAAGTGAGGATTCCTCATCGTCTCCGCGACCTCCCTCGCGATCGGCTCTTCTATTTTGTAGGACTCATCTGACAGCACCAAATGCAGGGCACGAGCAGAGCTCAGAATATCCTCAACGAGCGCGTAAACAGCCCAGAAATCCGAGGCATCGAACGGAACCCTCAGCAAGCCAGCGTGGCCGTATTCCTGCAACTGGAACTTCTGGAAGCTGTGGCGAATTTGGGATTTGTTGTTGACGAAAGCCGCGAGCTTCATGCAGTTATTTGCTACGTTCTTGAACAGGACAAGCTCTTTCCCTAAATCCTTGATCAAACTAGTGAAGCCTTGATACTGACAGCAGAGGTTCACCATCCAGGGATGCTGACTCTCGAGATTCGCCAATGCTTTGGCCTTGAACTTGTCGGAAACGACTCCCACGCATTGGCGCACATTAGAATCGCAAATGTCGGTTATGGTATCCCAGAGGACCTCCTCGGCGTACTTGGAGTGGACGTAGCCGGTGGTGAAGACGGCCCTCCTGAAGACGCTGGTGCCGTTGGGGAGATTGACGGCTAAATTCACCAAATTGCCGTCCCTGCTGAAGTCGTGCGGCTTCCACCCGTCGGAGGCGATTTGGAAGAACATGGCGTCGCGGATTTTGGCCTCGCATTTGGACTTGACCTCCTCGTACTTGGCGTCTAATCGGGAGCCGGCGAAGTCTGGCTTGGAGATGGCGGGGAGGCCTACTTGATTGAGGAAGGCTTTGAATTTGGGGTGGTCGAGGCTGGAGAAGGAGACGGAGCCGCAGCATTCGTAGACCCAATCGGCGAGGGAGTCGAGGGCGGAATCGACCTGGGCTTTGGTCAATGCCGGCGGCGGAGAGGCTTTGGGGCTCTTGAGGCGCTTCACGCTGTCTTCCAGCACTGCTAGAGCGCCCAGATCCTCTTTTCCGCCGGAGAGGACTAATTGCTGCTGGTGGCCATACAGAGCGGAGGGGCTCGCGCCGCCGGAGGTGACAATCAGGCTCGTGCTCGGCGGCGGGTAGGCTAAATCGACTGTAAATCTCGAGGGGTCCACGATTGCTAGGGGGGGAATACGGCCGGAGGTGCCGTTGCCgccggcggaggaggaggaggaggggcgtTTGCGGTGGTTGTGAGGGGGGGAGGTGGGAGAGAGGGtggcggaggcggaggaaggGGGGAGGGAGGAGATGGGCTTGGGGGCGGAGGCGAAGTTGGGGCAGGTGCCGCGCTTGAGGTGCTCGGAGGCGGTGCGGGAGGGGTTGGAGGCGGAGAAGACGGCGTCGCAGAGGGAGCAGCGGAGCTTGACGGCTTTGGGGAGGCCGGTGTCGGAGTTGTTGACGAGAATGGGCTCGAGGTGGGCCCAGTACCAAGCGCCCTTCCCTTTAATCGCCTTGGTCCGCACCATCACCAGCCCCTCGTACCGCTTGCTCACCGCCTTCGCCGCCGACTCGTCGGAGGTCGACTCCAGCGGCGGCGTCGCGGCGGCGGCATTAGTGGCGGCCATTGTGTGTGGGAAAACTGTGCTTTAACACGTTGAGGCACAAGGCGAAATTAATTAGGTAGTGT is a window encoding:
- the LOC121772078 gene encoding uncharacterized protein LOC121772078 isoform X3, producing the protein MAATNAAAATPPLESTSDESAAKAVSKRYEGLVMVRTKAIKGKGAWYWAHLEPILVNNSDTGLPKAVKLRCSLCDAVFSASNPSRTASEHLKRGTCPNFASAPKPISSLPPSSASATLSPTSPPHNHRKRPSSSSSAGGNGTSGRIPPLAIVDPSRFTVDLAYPPPSTSLIVTSGGASPSALYGHQQQLVLSGGKEDLGALAVLEDSVKRLKSPKASPPPALTKAQVDSALDSLADWVYECCGSVSFSSLDHPKFKAFLNQVGLPAISKPDFAGSRLDAKYEEVKSKCEAKIRDAMFFQIASDGWKPHDFSRDGNLVNLAVNLPNGTSVFRRAVFTTGYVHSKYAEEVLWDTITDICDSNVRQCVGVVSDKFKAKALANLESQHPWMVNLCCQYQGFTSLIKDLGKELVLFKNVANNCMKLAAFVNNKSQIRHSFQKFQLQEYGHAGLLRVPFDASDFWAVYALVEDILSSARALHLVLSDESYKIEEPIAREVAETMRNPHFWNELEAVHSLVKLIKAMAQDIETEKPRIGQCLPLWEELKLKVKDWCSKFNIMVAPVEKVMESRFKKNYHPAWAAAFILDPLYLIRDASGKYLPPFKCLSHEQEKDVDKLIMRLVSREEAHIALMELMKWRTEGLDPVYAQAVQLKQRDPSTGKMRIANPQSSRLVWEAHLTELKSLGKVAVRLIFLHATSSSGYKRNSSLLRWVSAHSHSRVGMDRAHKLMFISAHSKREFGDDGDYKENELFGLANGEDDVLNEVFVDTSSV
- the LOC121772078 gene encoding uncharacterized protein LOC121772078 isoform X2; its protein translation is MAATNAAAATPPLESTSDESAAKAVSKRYEGLVMVRTKAIKGKGAWYWAHLEPILVNNSDTGLPKAVKLRCSLCDAVFSASNPSRTASEHLKRGTCPNFASAPKPISSLPPSSASATLSPTSPPHNHRKRPSSSSSAGGNGTSGRIPPLAIVDPSRFTVDLAYPPPSTSLIVTSGGASPSALYGHQQQLVLSGGKEDLGALAVLEDSVKRLKSPKASPPPALTKAQVDSALDSLADWVYECCGSVSFSSLDHPKFKAFLNQVGLPAISKPDFAGSRLDAKYEEVKSKCEAKIRDAMFFQIASDGWKPHDFSRDGNLVNLAVNLPNGTSVFRRAVFTTGYVHSKYAEEVLWDTITDICDSNVRQCVGVVSDKFKAKALANLESQHPWMVNLCCQYQGFTSLIKDLGKELVLFKNVANNCMKLAAFVNNKSQIRHSFQKFQLQEYGHAGLLRVPFDASDFWAVYALVEDILSSARALHLVLSDESYKIEEPIAREVAETMRNPHFWNELEAVHSLVKLIKAMAQDIETEKPRIGQCLPLWEELKLKVKDWCSKFNIMVAPVEKVMESRFKKNYHPAWAAAFILDPLYLIRDASGKYLPPFKCLSHEQEKDVDKLIMRLVSREEAHIALMELMKWRTEGLDPVYAQAVQLKQRDPSTGKMRIANPQSSRLVWEAHLTELKSLGKVAVRLIFLHATSSSGYKRNSSLLRWVSAHSHSRVGMDRAHKLMFISAHSKREFGDDGDYKENELFGLANGEDDVLNEVFVDTSSVI
- the LOC121772078 gene encoding uncharacterized protein LOC121772078 isoform X1; translated protein: MAATNAAAATPPLESTSDESAAKAVSKRYEGLVMVRTKAIKGKGAWYWAHLEPILVNNSDTGLPKAVKLRCSLCDAVFSASNPSRTASEHLKRGTCPNFASAPKPISSLPPSSASATLSPTSPPHNHRKRPSSSSSAGGNGTSGRIPPLAIVDPSRFTVDLAYPPPSTSLIVTSGGASPSALYGHQQQLVLSGGKEDLGALAVLEDSVKRLKSPKASPPPALTKAQVDSALDSLADWVYECCGSVSFSSLDHPKFKAFLNQVGLPAISKPDFAGSRLDAKYEEVKSKCEAKIRDAMFFQIASDGWKPHDFSRDGNLVNLAVNLPNGTSVFRRAVFTTGYVHSKYAEEVLWDTITDICDSNVRQCVGVVSDKFKAKALANLESQHPWMVNLCCQYQGFTSLIKDLGKELVLFKNVANNCMKLAAFVNNKSQIRHSFQKFQLQEYGHAGLLRVPFDASDFWAVYALVEDILSSARALHLVLSDESYKIEEPIAREVAETMRNPHFWNELEAVHSLVKLIKAMAQDIETEKPRIGQCLPLWEELKLKVKDWCSKFNIMVAPVEKVMESRFKKNYHPAWAAAFILDPLYLIRDASGKYLPPFKCLSHEQEKDVDKLIMRLVSREEAHIALMELMKWRTEGLDPVYAQAVQLKQRDPSTGKMRIANPQSSRLVWEAHLTELKSLGKVAVRLIFLHATSSSGYKRNSSLLRWVSAHSHSRVGMDRAHKLMFISAHSKREFGDDGDYKENELFGLANGEDDVLNEVFVDTSSVSI
- the LOC121772078 gene encoding uncharacterized protein LOC121772078 isoform X4; translated protein: MAATNAAAATPPLESTSDESAAKAVSKRYEGLVMVRTKAIKGKGAWYWAHLEPILVNNSDTGLPKAVKLRCSLCDAVFSASNPSRTASEHLKRGTCPNFASAPKPISSLPPSSASATLSPTSPPHNHRKRPSSSSSAGGNGTSGRIPPLAIVDPSRFTVDLAYPPPSTSLIVTSGGASPSALYGHQQQLVLSGGKEDLGALAVLEDSVKRLKSPKASPPPALTKAQVDSALDSLADWVYECCGSVSFSSLDHPKFKAFLNQVGLPAISKPDFAGSRLDAKYEEVKSKCEAKIRDAMFFQIASDGWKPHDFSRDGNLVNLAVNLPNGTSVFRRAVFTTGYVHSKYAEEVLWDTITDICDSNVRQCVGVVSDKFKAKALANLESQHPWMVNLCCQYQGFTSLIKDLGKELVLFKNVANNCMKLAAFVNNKSQIRHSFQKFQLQEYGHAGLLRVPFDASDFWAVYALVEDILSSARALHLVLSDESYKIEEPIAREVAETMRNPHFWNELEAVHSLVKLIKAMAQDIETEKPRIGQCLPLWEELKLKVKDWCSKFNIMVAPVEKVMESRFKKNYHPAWAAAFILDPLYLIRDASGKYLPPFKCLSHEQEKDVDKLIMRLVSREEAHIALMELMKWRTEGLDPVYAQAVQLKQRDPSTGKMRIANPQSSRLVWEAHLTELKSLGKVAVRLIFLHATSSSGYKRNSSLLRWVSAHSHSRVGMDRAHKLMFISAHSKREFGDDGDYKENELFGLANEASS
- the LOC121772078 gene encoding uncharacterized protein LOC121772078 isoform X5, which gives rise to MAATNAAAATPPLESTSDESAAKAVSKRYEGLVMVRTKAIKGKGAWYWAHLEPILVNNSDTGLPKAVKLRCSLCDAVFSASNPSRTASEHLKRGTCPNFASAPKPISSLPPSSASATLSPTSPPHNHRKRPSSSSSAGGNGTSGRIPPLAIVDPSRFTVDLAYPPPSTSLIVTSGGASPSALYGHQQQLVLSGGKEDLGALAVLEDSVKRLKSPKASPPPALTKAQVDSALDSLADWVYECCGSVSFSSLDHPKFKAFLNQVGLPAISKPDFAGSRLDAKYEEVKSKCEAKIRDAMFFQIASDGWKPHDFSRDGNLVNLAVNLPNGTSVFRRAVFTTGYVHSKYAEEVLWDTITDICDSNVRQCVGVVSDKFKAKALANLESQHPWMVNLCCQYQGFTSLIKDLGKELVLFKNVANNCMKLAAFVNNKSQIRHSFQKFQLQEYGHAGLLRVPFDASDFWAVYALVEDILSSARALHLVLSDESYKIEEPIAREVAETMRNPHFWNELEAVHSLVKLIKAMAQDIETEKPRIGQCLPLWEELKLKVKDWCSKFNIMVAPVEKVMESRFKKNYHPAWAAAFILDPLYLIRDASGKYLPPFKCLSHEQEKDVDKLIMRLVSREEAHIALMELMKWRTEGLDPVYAQAVQLKQRDPSTGKMRIANPQSSRLVWEAHLTELKSLGKVAVRLIFLHATSSSGYKRNSSLLRWVSAHSHSRVGMDRAHKLMFISAHSKREFGDDGDYKENELFGLANGTSR